The DNA window GTCGACGCCATGTCCGCGGGCCCGCTCGGCAAGCACCTGCACGAGCCTGGGCTGCTGCACGGGGAGCAGGAAGACCTGCGAATCCGGCACCTGCGTCAGATCCAGCGGGAAGGCGGCGAACATCGGGCGGGGGTTGCGCCGGAGTGGTTCGTCGGTACCGGCGAGGGCGCCGTAGAGACCACGGTGGTCGAGGATCCGAACCCCTTGGCCGAAAATGCCGTTGGCTCGTCGCTGCGGGTTGGGCCCCGGCATCGGGTCCAGCACGACGGGACGGATCCCGGCCAACCCGAGTTCGCCGGCCAGCATCAGCCCGTTGGGGCCGGCACCCGCGATGACGACACCAATCACTTAGCCCAGCTTAGTGATCTCCGTGGCGACCCGCTACATCGCCGCTTACTGCCCGCGAAAGCGCTTGTGCGACAGAGGGATAACGGTCAGCCCTGCCGTTCGGCCGCCTTGACCAGCCGATCGGCGAAAAACCGCACCGCGCCCCCCAGCGCCGCCCGCATCAGCGGTCCCGTGCCGCGGATACCCTCGACGAACGAGCCGGTCCAGCGGATGTCGGCGCCGCCGGCGGGGTTCGGGGTGAGGGTCACCTCGCCGCGGTAGTCCTTGACCGGGCTCGCGGGCCCGACCAGCTTGTAGACGTGGCGGTGATCCGGTTCGTACTCGACGGTTTCCTCCTGCACGAACACCGGCCACATCCCGACCTTGCGAATGGCGCCAACGCCACCAGGTGCCGGGTCACCCTGCCGCGCCCAACTCGACTGAAACACTATTGGCTTGGCCCATTTCGACCAGTTCGCGCCGTCGG is part of the Mycobacterium sp. HUMS_12744610 genome and encodes:
- a CDS encoding SRPBCC family protein — translated: MSGRRFTFEINRTSSAPAATLFGLVTDGANWSKWAKPIVFQSSWARQGDPAPGGVGAIRKVGMWPVFVQEETVEYEPDHRHVYKLVGPASPVKDYRGEVTLTPNPAGGADIRWTGSFVEGIRGTGPLMRAALGGAVRFFADRLVKAAERQG